From one Lolium rigidum isolate FL_2022 chromosome 4, APGP_CSIRO_Lrig_0.1, whole genome shotgun sequence genomic stretch:
- the LOC124648103 gene encoding probable E3 ubiquitin ligase SUD1, translating to MAAAAAAAAPPETPLPSADDPAYAEEEEQCRICRFPAEADRPLRRPCACRGSIQFVHDECQLQWMAIRHQHECEVCKRLILTRPVYAADAPARLPLWEFMLGAPNRIMGLLLSLFFAACVLRESVVRLTTLWSWRVAVARTFAQVHRLLSLGLSTTSIIALIPLWVLFAQKLRPSAVAPFTRWVQRMEARLHGLRGFDGLQVVALFAVEGLLWVLIGDMALACVCGFLPFSLGRITLWCMSCFNFGIVDELDSYTSTASVLLIGYGFIFSAGATFAGLNTFRRYLTGKRLMIASFFTSPCDTVLRGIVYLITLANICLNLLNPLILQPLLLGWLLDICTSKMFGATISERFKLLIASSFASNALHWLIGLTIPTLRHKLSKILHQFLIGNMVLYLEWVVGRVTMYSLFTAGEDLGTNAAPKVQYGSSDEVNDKRRFFAVGTMSRVLLAWLAVVIFIVPLLIGMLVDLSLLSPFIGPDDDVPAVGFFCTWFLGRQLQNIGNYLAPRTRFSPYLPFVAYFIDEGHYVNVCLSREVLTSVKLTRLLQDELLPIASKLVTALGAPYVLAKCIFPLLGYPVAVNLVVYRFAWLGSLTFCVLCIKLHASIRNDRYAIGRRLEDVDDTCWKTLLLGLYFE from the exons atggccgccgccgctgccgccgccgctccgccggaGACGCCGCTTCCATCGGCGGACGATCCCGCGTAcgcggaggaagaggagcagtGTCGCATCTGCCGCTTCCCCGCCGAGGCGGACCGCCCACTTCGCCGCCCCTGCGCCTGCCGCGGCAGCATCCAGTTCGTCCACGACGAGTGCCAGCTCCAGTGGATGGCCATCCGCCACCAACACGAATGCGAG GTGTGCAAACGCCTCATCTTGACCCGCCCTGTCTACGCCGCAGACGCCCCCGCAAGGCTGCCCCTGTGGGAGTTCATGTTGGGCGCGCCCAACAGGATCATGGGTCTGCTGCtctccctcttcttcgccgcatgTGTCCTCCGCGAGTCAGTCGTTCGCCTCACCACTCTCTGGTCATGGCGCGTCGCGGTTGCCAGGACCTTTGCTCAAGTGCACCGTCTGCTCTCCCTCGGCCTCTCTACCACGTCCATCATCGCTTTGATACCTCTCTGGGTTTTGTTTGCCCAAAAGCTCAGGCCATCTGCTGTAGCTCCATTCACGCGCTGGGTTCAACGTATGGAAGCTCGTCTTCACGGGCTTCGGGGATTTGATGGCTTGCAAGTCGTTGCGCTATTCGCTGTTGAAGGTTTATTGTGG GTGTTAATAGGTGACATGGCACTTGCTTGTGTTTGTGGTTTTCTCCCATTTTCACTCGGAAGGATAACCTTATGGTGTATGTCATGTTTCAATTTTGGCATTGTGGATGAACTCGATTCGTATACATCAACAGCTTCTGTCCTTCTAATTGGATATGGATTTATCTTTTCTGCGGGCGCAACTTTTGCTGGGCTTAATACTTTTCGCCGATACTTGACGGGCAAGCGCCTCATGATTGCTAGTTTCTTTACAAGTCCGTGTGATACAGTCCTTAGAGGGATCGTATATTTGATCACTCTTGCAAATATTTGTCTTAATCTTCTGAACCCACTTATACTACAACCATTGCTCTTGGGTTGGTTGCTTGATATCTGCACTTCGAAAATGTTTGGTGCAACAATATCAGAGAGGTTCAAACTTCTGATTGCATCATCTTTTGCTTCTAATGCTCTTCATTGGCTAATTGGACTCACCATTCCTACTCTACGCCACAAATTGTCGAAAATTCTTCATCAG TTTCTCATTGGCAATATGGTTTTATACCTTGAGTGGGTAGTGGGGAGGGTAACAATGTATTCTTTGTTCACTGCTGGGGAGGATCTGGGGACCAATGCGGCACCAAAAGTCCAGTACGGTAGCAGTGATGAAGTCAATGATAAAAG ACGATTTTTTGCTGTTGGAACAATGTCACGGGTGCTGCTAGCATGGTTGGCTGTTGTG ATTTTCATAGTTCCTCTATTGATTGGCATGCTGGTTGATTTATCATTGCTGTCACCCTTCATCGGGCCTGATGATGATGTTCCAGCTGTTGGCTTTTTCTGCACTTGGTTTCTGGGGCGGCAATTGCAGAATATCGGGAACTACTTG GCTCCTCGGACAAGGTTCTCGCCTTACCTCCCTTTCGTGGCATATTTTATTGATGAAGGCCACTACGTGAATGTTTGTTTGTCAAGGGAGGTGCTTACAAGTGTCAAGCTAACGCGGTTGCTACAAGATGAATTGTTGCCTATTGCCTCGAAGCTAGTCACTGCTCTGGGTGCTCCCTATGTGCTTGCGAAGTGCATATTCCCATTATTGGGCTACCCGGTCGCCGTGAACTTAGTGGTCTACCGTTTCGCGTGGTTGGGCAGCCTCACCTTCTGCGTGCTCTGCATCAAACTCCATGCTTCGATAAGGAATGACCGCTACGCCATCGGGCGGAGGTTGGAAGACGTGGATGACACTTGCTGGAAGACTCTACTCCTAGGGCTCTATTTCGAGTAG